The Roseovarius nanhaiticus genome includes the window CGACGAGGGTGTATTCGCAGCGCGGGATCATCCGCGCCAAAGGCAAAACATACACCGCCTCGACATCGCCTTCGACGTCCACCTCGACCATGATCAACAGTTCGGTCGTGGTGCCGTTGGCCGTCATCATGGTCAGCGCGGAATCGAGATGCAGGTGGTTGCCCGTCTCGCCGATGGCGGATCCTGGCGCAATCGTCAGAACGCCCGCTTTGCCGGGCTGCACCGTCAGCGCGGCGCCGCGTGCGTTCAGCGACAGCTCGTAGACGTCATCGAGGTCCAGCTCGTCCGCGAAGGACATCGCATCACCCAGATTGGCGCCGCTCACGACCGAGATGTCGCGGGCGCGCAGGACGGGTAAGATCTGCTGGAAAGCGTCGCTCATCTGGTCTGGCTCCCTCATTCGCGCGCCAAGGTCAAGTCGCCATTGCGCAGGCTTGACCGCGCATCTGGCCCCACAGGATCGCTCGGGGGCGAATTGAGCTTTCGGTCCTTTTACGCCTCGCTTAGGGTCCGGAATACGCACGGATTGTGGCGCAGCCGCGACCGACATAAGCAGATTTTGCGGCATGGCCCCGGTGCTGTCCGGGCGCGTCGCCGCTGATTTCAGGGAGAATTCTAAATGGATATGGGACTGAGCGGCAAGCGCGCATTGGTATGCGCCTCCTCCAAGGGATTGGGGCTGGGATGTGCCCGTGCTTTGGCGGCGGAGGGCGTCGATCTGATCATGAACGCCCGCGGGCAGGACGCGCTGGACGCGTCGGCCGAGACGATTCGCGCCGAATTCGGCGTCGAGGTCACGGCCATCGCTTGCGACGTGACGACGACCGAAGGTCAGGCCAAGCTGCTGAAGGCGGCGGGCGATATCGACATCCTCGTGACCAATGCTGGCGGCCCGCCGCCGGGGGTCTGGAGCGATTGGGACCGCGATGATTTCATCAAGGCGCTCGATGCCAACATGCTGACGCCCATCGCGCTGATGAAGGCGGTTCTGCCACGTATGATGGAGCGCGGCTGGGGCCGGGTCGTCAACATCACTTCGCAATCGGTGCGCTCGCCCATTCCCGCGCTTGGGCTGTCGAATGCCGCACGCACGGGGCTGACTGGCTATGTCGCCGGCACCGCGCGGCAGGTGGCCCAGCATGGTGTCACCATCAACAACCTTTTGCCCGGCATCCACGCCACCGACCGCGCGGTGCAGCTCGATGGCGGCGTCGCCAAGGCCCAGGGCATCACCATGCAGGAGGCGCGCGAGGCGCGTTATGCCACCATACCCGTGCGCCGCTATGGCACGGCCGAGGAATTCGGCGCGGCCTGCGCATTTCTTTGCTCGGAAAAGGCCGGGTTCATCGTGGGGCAGAATCTTCTGCTGGATGGCGGCGCGGTGTCCTTGACGATGTGATCCTCAAAGGGGGCGCTCGCCCTTCCGCGCCCCTCATCACATTTGCGCCAGCCCGCGTTTTGGCGGTGGCCTGCGCAGCTTGCCCCGGCTACCGCTGATCCCTGCAGGCGCCGAAACGAGCGCCGATCAAGGGAAGTGTTTCGCCATGCAAGCCACCATCATCATCGCCGTCTTCGGTGCCATCATTCTTGCCAGTTTGTTGGCCGCGCCGCGCCGCGCGACGGTCGAGGGGTTCTTCGGCGGCCTTGGCGTCACGGGCCGCGCGCCGGGCCTGTGGGTCCTGGTGCTCAGCCAGGTCACGACTTGGATCTTCGCGCGGTCGCTGATGAATTCCGCGATCCTTGGCTATTTTTACGGCATCTGGGGTACGCTGGCCTATGCGGCCTATTATGGCTCGTTCCTGACCGGCGGCTTCATCGTCGCGCGGCTGCGCGAGGGTGGCGCGGGATCGGTTCAGGCGTGGCTGGGCGCGCGCTTTGGCGCCATTGGGACCGGCTGCTACAACCTCGTCATTGCACTGCGCCTTTTGTCCGAGGTCTTCGCCAACCTTTTGGTCGTGGGCCTCATCTTCGCCGCTGCCCTGCCCGAGACGGGCATCGCGCGCGAGGCGTCCATCGTGATCGTCGCGCTACTTGGCCTCGCCTACAGCGCCTGGGGCGGGCTGAGCGCGGCGCTGCGCACGGATGTGCTGCAAATGAGCGTTTTCCTTGCCGTCTTCGCCGCCGCTCTCATCGCTCTGATCCTCAGCCCCGGCTTCGATCTGGGGCGTGTCCTGACGGCGCCGGGCACGGCGGGCGCCTGGAACGGTCAGGTCCTGCTGCTGGTCGCCTTCCTTCAGGTCTTTTCATACCCCGCGCATGATCCGGTGATGATGGATCGCGGCTTTCTGGCCGATCCGGCGACGACGCGGCGCTCGTTCCGCCATGCCTTCTGGATCTCGACCCTTTGCATCATCGCGTTCGGCATGTTCGGGATCCAAGCCGGCGTAATCGGCGCCGAATACGAGGGCGAGCTTTTGGGCACATGGTCCGCCATGTTCCCCGCCTGGCTCTACATCGCGCTTCTGGTGTCGCTGCTTGTCTCGGCGCTCTCGACGCTCGACTCGGCGCTGGCCAGCGCGGCGCGGCTGGTGGTCGAAGAGTTGCGGATCGGCACGCGCAGCCTGACCTCGGGGCGCATCGCGATGACGGCGTTCATGGGCCTCGGCGCGGCGCTGACCCTTTGGGGCAACCAGACGCTCTTCGATGCGGTCGCGGTCAGCGGCACGGCGTCGATGTTCCTGACCCCCATCCTGATCGTTGGCCTCGTGATGGGGCGGCGCATTGCGCTTTGGTCCTATCTGGTGACGTTTGCGGCGGCGATCTCTGGGGCCGTTCTCTATTTTGCACGGGGCACAGAGTGGGCCATGGCGATCCTTCCCGAGGCGCATAAATACGAGCAGCTCTTGCTGATCTGCATCGTGGTCCTGGCGCTCGGCTTTGCCGCAACTCTGGCCGGCGCGCGTCGTAGCGGTCAACCGGCCTAGAGGCGCCGGCGCTTGCAAGCCCCGGGGGGCGTTGCTATCTGGCAGGTCCAAGGGTAATCCCGACCGCTTCGCTCGGATACCCGTACATGATCAAGGCCCGTACATGCCCGCCCAGACGCCTCGCCTGCAGATTGAACATCTGAGCCGCCGCTACGATGGCCGGCTCGTGGTTGACGATATATCTCTTTCGGTGATGCCGGGGCAGGTGACTTGCCTGCTGGGCCCCTCTGGCTGCGGCAAATCGACGACATTGCGCATGATTGCGGGTGTCGAGACACAAGACAGTGGCACGATCCGCGTCGATGGCACCGTGATTTGCGACGGTACCGCACGCGTGCCCCCGGAAGAGCGCCAGATCGGCCTCATGTTCCAGGACTTCGCGCTTTTTCCGCATCTGACCGTTGCGGGCAATGTCGCTTTCGGCCTCTCCGGCTCCAAAGCCGAGACGCAGGCGCGCGTGCAGGAGCTCTTGGACCGCGTCGGCCTTGGCCATTTCACCAAATCCTTTCCGCATGAATTGTCAGGTGGCGAGCAGCAGCGCGTGGCGCTGGCCCGCGCCCTCGCGCCGCGCCCGCGAATCATGCTGATGGACGAGCCTTTTTCGGGCCTCGACAACCGTTTGCGCGACGGCATCCGCGACGAGACGCTGGATATCCTGCGCGAAGAGGATGCTGCCGTCCTTCTGGTCACGCATGAACCTGACGAGGCGATGCGCATGGCGGATGATATCGCGCTCATGCGCGGCGGGCGCATCGTTCAGCAGGGCGCGCCCTACAACGTTTACAACGCGCCGGTGGACAAGGATGCCGTTGCGTTTTTCAGCGATGTGAACACCATTCGCGGCACGGTACGCGGCGCGCTGACGGAAACGCCTTTCGGTCATTTCCTGGCCCCTGGTGTGCCGGATGGGGCGCAGGTCGACATCGTGATCCGCCCGCAGCATATCAAGATCGATTTCGACCGCGCCGGGCGCGGCCCGGATCCCACGCCCCAGGACGGCACGCCCGCCCGCGGCGTGGTCCAGCGGGCGCGCTTCATGGGCTCGGAAAGCATCGTGGAATTCCGCATGGATCACGACGGCTCCATCCTCAAGGCGACGGTGCCCAACGTATTCCTGCCCAGCCCTGGCAAGGCGCTCTGGCTGATGATCCGGCGTGATCGCTGCTTTGTCTTTCCGGCGCGCGCCTGACCGTTCACTGTTCCGTAAAATACTCATGGCCGGGCAGGGGCCACAGGCGCATCGCCGCTTTTTTCGCGATTCCGTCCGGCACGGCCCGCCTTAGCCCTTTCAACCGGCTGCGCCAGGGTTTAGATACGAATTCAGTCATGCAAACGGGGCCTGCCACACGCGCCCCGAACTCTGGGAGAGACTTCATGCTCAACAATATCGGCCTTCCCGGCCTTCTTTTGATCGCCGTCGTCGTGCTGGTTCTGTTCGGTCGCGGCAAGATTTCCTCACTGATGGGTGAGGTCGGCAAAGGCATCACCTCGTTCAAGAAGGGCATCGACGAGGGCAACAAGGAGATCGAGACGTCGGCAGCAAGTGCCGATACCGATCACGAGGCCGGCGCACGCGATGTGACACCCAAGGACGACACGGCCTCCAAATCCAAGTCCAAAGACAAGGTCTGAGCCAAGCATGTTCGACCTAGGCTGGACCGAGCTGCTGGTCATCGGCATCGTTGCGCTCATCGTGGTCGGGCCCAAGGACCTGCCGGGAATGTTCCGCACCGTCGGACAATTCGTGGGCAAGGCCAAGGGCATGGCGCGCGAGTTCTCCAAGGCGATGAACGATGCCGCCGATGATGCGGGCGTGTCGGGCATGTCCGATACGCTGCGCAAGGCCAGCAATCCCATCGGCTCGGCCATGAACGAGGTCAAGAAAAGCGCGACCAGCTTCACGCAAGCCACCCGCGACGCGGGCAAGCCCAAGGCCAATCCCGAGCCGCTCAGCCCGGAGCGGCAAGAGGCCAAGGACAAGATCACCGCCCATTCCGCCAAGCAGACGCAAGAGCGGCTCGACCGCGAGAAGGCCGAGGCCGAAGCGGCCAAAGCCGCGCCCGCCGAGGATGCGGCCAAGCCCAAGACGTCGGCGGCGAAAAAGCCAGCGGCCAAGAAAGCGACCGCCAAGGCGCCTGCGGCCAAGAAAGCCGAGACCAAGACAGCCGCAACCAAGAAACCTGCGGCAAAAAAGCCTGCGGCGACATCGTCTGCGAACAAGGCCACGCCCAAATCCGCCGCCAAGCCGCGTAAATCGGCCAAGGCCACCGATAAGACCACTGCCAAGACCGGGACCAAATCATGAGCACCGGAGACGAGATCGAGGATAGCAGCGCCCCGCTGATCGAGCATCTGGCCGAGCTGCGCACGCGCCTCATCCATTCGGTGATGTATTTCCTTGGCGGCATGATCATCTGCTTTACGATTGCCACGCCGATCTTCAATTACCTCACGGCGCCGCTTTGCTCGGTGTTGGCGGATCGCGGGCAGGATTGCGACCTGATCTTCATCAGCCCGCAAGAGGGCTTCTTCGTCGCGATCAAGGTGTCACTCCTCGGCGGCTTTATCCTGGCGTTCCCGTTCATCGCGAACCAGATGTGGCGCTTTGTGGCGCCGGGGCTTTACCGCAATGAAAAGGGCGCGTTTCTGCCCTTCCTCGTCGCATCGCCCTTCATGTTCATCCTTGGCGCCAGCTTTGCCTTCTACGTCGTCACGCCGCTCGCCTATGATTTCTTCCTCGGTTTCCAGCAATTCGGGAACGCGGGCGAAGTCGTTGATGGCGTGCAGGGCGCGGCCCCGCTCAGCGTGGTTTTCCAAGGCTCGGCGCAGGAATATCTGAACCTGACGATCAAGTTCATCGTCGCCTTCGGTCTCTGCTTCCAGCTGCCCGTACTCCTGACACTCATGGGCAAGGCCGGCCTTGTCAGCGCCGTCGGCCTGCGCGCTGTGCGCAAATATGCGGTCGTCGGCATCCTTATTCTTGCCGCGCTGGTGACGCCGCCGGACGTCATTACCCAAGGTATTCTTTTCGTCGTGGTCTACGGTCTTTATGAGATTTCGATCCAGCTGGTCGCCCGTGTCGAGCGTCAGCGCGAAGCCAAGCTGCGCGCCGAGGGCCTGTGGTTCGACGACGAGGAAGGGATGGAAGAGGATCTGACGGGCCATCCCGAAGACCTGGATGATGACGAGGCGGATCAGGACAAACGGTCATGAGCGGGGATGAGATGGAGCGCATTGCCGAGGCGCTGGAGCGGATCAGCCCACCGCCCGCACCGGCGCCCGACCTGACCGCCTGCGACGCCTATGTCTGGCATGTCTCGCCCGATCACCTGCAGCCCGTGCCGGACGTATCGCGGGTCGACATGCGCCTCCTCGTCGGCATCGACCGGGCGCGTGACACGCTGCTGGAGAACACCCTGCACTTCGCGCGCGGCCTGCCTGCCAACAATGCGCTTTTGTGGGGCGCACGGGGCATGGGAAAATCCAGCCTCGTCAAAGCAGTGCATGGCGAGATCGTGAAACAGGGCCTGCCGCTCAAGATTGTCGAGTTGCAGCGCGAGGATCTGACCA containing:
- a CDS encoding twin-arginine translocase TatA/TatE family subunit; protein product: MLNNIGLPGLLLIAVVVLVLFGRGKISSLMGEVGKGITSFKKGIDEGNKEIETSAASADTDHEAGARDVTPKDDTASKSKSKDKV
- the tatC gene encoding twin-arginine translocase subunit TatC: MSTGDEIEDSSAPLIEHLAELRTRLIHSVMYFLGGMIICFTIATPIFNYLTAPLCSVLADRGQDCDLIFISPQEGFFVAIKVSLLGGFILAFPFIANQMWRFVAPGLYRNEKGAFLPFLVASPFMFILGASFAFYVVTPLAYDFFLGFQQFGNAGEVVDGVQGAAPLSVVFQGSAQEYLNLTIKFIVAFGLCFQLPVLLTLMGKAGLVSAVGLRAVRKYAVVGILILAALVTPPDVITQGILFVVVYGLYEISIQLVARVERQREAKLRAEGLWFDDEEGMEEDLTGHPEDLDDDEADQDKRS
- a CDS encoding ABC transporter ATP-binding protein, coding for MPAQTPRLQIEHLSRRYDGRLVVDDISLSVMPGQVTCLLGPSGCGKSTTLRMIAGVETQDSGTIRVDGTVICDGTARVPPEERQIGLMFQDFALFPHLTVAGNVAFGLSGSKAETQARVQELLDRVGLGHFTKSFPHELSGGEQQRVALARALAPRPRIMLMDEPFSGLDNRLRDGIRDETLDILREEDAAVLLVTHEPDEAMRMADDIALMRGGRIVQQGAPYNVYNAPVDKDAVAFFSDVNTIRGTVRGALTETPFGHFLAPGVPDGAQVDIVIRPQHIKIDFDRAGRGPDPTPQDGTPARGVVQRARFMGSESIVEFRMDHDGSILKATVPNVFLPSPGKALWLMIRRDRCFVFPARA
- the tatB gene encoding Sec-independent protein translocase protein TatB, producing the protein MFDLGWTELLVIGIVALIVVGPKDLPGMFRTVGQFVGKAKGMAREFSKAMNDAADDAGVSGMSDTLRKASNPIGSAMNEVKKSATSFTQATRDAGKPKANPEPLSPERQEAKDKITAHSAKQTQERLDREKAEAEAAKAAPAEDAAKPKTSAAKKPAAKKATAKAPAAKKAETKTAATKKPAAKKPAATSSANKATPKSAAKPRKSAKATDKTTAKTGTKS
- a CDS encoding SDR family oxidoreductase: MDMGLSGKRALVCASSKGLGLGCARALAAEGVDLIMNARGQDALDASAETIRAEFGVEVTAIACDVTTTEGQAKLLKAAGDIDILVTNAGGPPPGVWSDWDRDDFIKALDANMLTPIALMKAVLPRMMERGWGRVVNITSQSVRSPIPALGLSNAARTGLTGYVAGTARQVAQHGVTINNLLPGIHATDRAVQLDGGVAKAQGITMQEAREARYATIPVRRYGTAEEFGAACAFLCSEKAGFIVGQNLLLDGGAVSLTM
- a CDS encoding sodium:proline symporter, with the translated sequence MQATIIIAVFGAIILASLLAAPRRATVEGFFGGLGVTGRAPGLWVLVLSQVTTWIFARSLMNSAILGYFYGIWGTLAYAAYYGSFLTGGFIVARLREGGAGSVQAWLGARFGAIGTGCYNLVIALRLLSEVFANLLVVGLIFAAALPETGIAREASIVIVALLGLAYSAWGGLSAALRTDVLQMSVFLAVFAAALIALILSPGFDLGRVLTAPGTAGAWNGQVLLLVAFLQVFSYPAHDPVMMDRGFLADPATTRRSFRHAFWISTLCIIAFGMFGIQAGVIGAEYEGELLGTWSAMFPAWLYIALLVSLLVSALSTLDSALASAARLVVEELRIGTRSLTSGRIAMTAFMGLGAALTLWGNQTLFDAVAVSGTASMFLTPILIVGLVMGRRIALWSYLVTFAAAISGAVLYFARGTEWAMAILPEAHKYEQLLLICIVVLALGFAATLAGARRSGQPA